In one window of Frigoriglobus tundricola DNA:
- the prfA gene encoding peptide chain release factor 1, producing the protein MFPALEQKLARYNELEQQLYDPDVAGDPARVGAIGKERGALAKQVEPYIEYKRLCAAVADAEAMAADPDLKAMADEELAELRPKRDALHTKIEEQLLIDPSEDFSRLIVEIRAGTGGDEAALFAGNLYEMYTRYAREKGWKVEEIAASPGDAGGFKEVSFGVSGDDVYQYLRYESGGHRVQRVPATETQGRIHTSAATVAVLPEPEEAQVVINEAADIEWERMRAGGAGGQHVNKTESAVRIWYKKGTPEEMEVKCQDGRSQGKNYEQAMRILRSRLFERQQEKLHRERSDMRKSLIGTGDRNARIRTYNFPQNRCSDHRIEFTAYKLDAIMAGDLDQMIQPMRDHVRKEKLSAAGQAG; encoded by the coding sequence ATGTTTCCCGCTCTTGAGCAGAAGCTCGCGCGCTACAACGAACTCGAACAACAACTCTACGACCCCGATGTCGCGGGCGATCCGGCCAGGGTCGGTGCCATCGGCAAGGAGCGGGGCGCGCTCGCCAAGCAGGTCGAACCGTACATCGAGTACAAGCGCCTCTGCGCGGCCGTTGCCGACGCCGAAGCGATGGCCGCCGACCCGGACCTCAAGGCAATGGCCGATGAGGAACTGGCCGAACTGCGCCCGAAGCGCGACGCGCTGCACACGAAGATCGAAGAGCAACTCCTGATCGACCCCTCGGAAGATTTTTCACGGCTGATCGTTGAAATCCGCGCCGGGACCGGCGGCGACGAGGCCGCGCTGTTCGCGGGCAACCTGTACGAAATGTACACCCGCTACGCCCGCGAAAAGGGGTGGAAGGTCGAAGAAATTGCGGCCAGCCCCGGCGACGCGGGCGGGTTCAAGGAAGTCAGCTTCGGCGTGTCCGGCGACGACGTGTACCAGTACCTCCGCTACGAGTCCGGCGGGCACCGGGTCCAGCGCGTGCCGGCGACGGAAACGCAGGGCCGCATTCACACCTCCGCCGCGACAGTTGCCGTGCTGCCGGAGCCGGAAGAGGCGCAGGTCGTCATCAACGAGGCCGCGGACATCGAGTGGGAGCGGATGCGGGCCGGCGGGGCCGGCGGCCAGCACGTCAACAAGACCGAGTCGGCCGTCCGCATCTGGTACAAGAAGGGCACACCGGAAGAGATGGAAGTGAAGTGCCAGGACGGGCGGAGCCAGGGGAAGAACTACGAGCAGGCGATGCGTATTCTGCGGTCGCGGCTGTTCGAGCGGCAGCAGGAGAAGCTGCACCGGGAGCGGTCGGACATGCGGAAGTCGCTGATCGGTACCGGCGACCGGAACGCCCGCATCCGCACGTACAACTTCCCGCAGAACCGGTGCTCGGACCACCGCATCGAGTTCACGGCGTACAAGCTCGACGCGATCATGGCGGGCGACCTGGACCAGATGATCCAGCCGATGCGCGACCACGTCCGGAAAGAGAAGCTGTCCGCGGCGGGCCAGGCGGGGTGA
- a CDS encoding type B 50S ribosomal protein L31 yields the protein MQKGIHPNYRPVVFQDAAANFAFLTQSCVETGDTIKWEDGNEYPLYKLEISSASHPFFTGKMKLLDTTGRVQKFNDKYKKTGYSGAKKGEAKK from the coding sequence ATGCAGAAGGGCATTCACCCTAACTACCGTCCGGTCGTGTTCCAGGACGCGGCAGCCAATTTCGCCTTCCTCACCCAGTCGTGCGTCGAAACCGGCGACACGATCAAGTGGGAAGACGGCAACGAGTACCCGCTTTACAAGCTGGAAATTTCCAGCGCCAGTCACCCGTTCTTCACGGGCAAAATGAAGCTGCTGGACACCACCGGCCGCGTCCAGAAGTTCAACGACAAGTACAAGAAGACCGGCTACAGCGGCGCGAAGAAGGGCGAGGCGAAAAAGTAA
- a CDS encoding PP2C family protein-serine/threonine phosphatase, with protein sequence MGFFVGDVIGTGAAAGGLLGVFVQQSAVLKEITGQNYRIVQPGEVLTGVNRQLIGLGAEDLPLVAMLTGVLNAKTGAIAIARAGLPAAVHVPANGSPGVWTVPGPFLGTADTTYQPFTGTLLPGDHLLIGTDGTRPDGDPGPTGSERLLEAAAKHRGATGAAFVDAVARELLQYVRHADDFTLLGVEMG encoded by the coding sequence CGGCGTGTTCGTGCAACAATCGGCGGTGCTGAAAGAGATCACCGGGCAAAACTACCGGATCGTCCAGCCGGGCGAGGTGCTGACCGGCGTGAACCGGCAGTTGATCGGCCTCGGCGCAGAGGACCTGCCGCTCGTGGCGATGCTCACGGGCGTATTGAACGCGAAGACGGGTGCCATCGCGATCGCCCGCGCCGGATTGCCGGCAGCGGTCCACGTCCCCGCGAACGGTTCGCCCGGCGTATGGACGGTGCCCGGCCCCTTCCTCGGTACCGCCGACACCACGTACCAACCCTTTACGGGGACACTACTTCCGGGCGACCATTTGCTCATCGGCACCGACGGCACGCGGCCCGACGGCGACCCCGGCCCCACCGGCAGCGAGCGACTGCTCGAAGCCGCCGCCAAGCACCGCGGCGCAACCGGAGCCGCGTTCGTGGACGCGGTCGCGCGGGAACTGCTCCAGTACGTGCGCCACGCCGACGACTTCACACTGCTGGGCGTGGAGATGGGGTGA